In a genomic window of Gloeocapsopsis dulcis:
- a CDS encoding DICT sensory domain-containing protein has protein sequence MSIKTSVLSELLQAVPQLRTQIYFKSSLTALSHAMEDQVLATAAENPLLIASFQRESFYRQEANRYRRLARQSNQVYVLAAAETDFSNASEDYETIAFDPQQDGLRYEWHLVVIARHYTTCLVCRERQNPALELYSAELPVSFDMDPARQFEGIWTSDREVSHIAADILLQRIAAYRPELQTKISQVQRYFGLFRFSRSAASSTKSTRQVIAKQQSLSEQVDSDPFVQRLVTYLQASQYKLLKAYGSIALQERKERLVNSITAAIRRGSDTGQPLHPQEILKVAVQQLGQAVYASRCIIYRAQSTDTTATISHDVSSSVPLLSGQTVPLQQNPLFQTVVQQQEQVYIADTQTNEQISSSQALAAFVEQAAIHSWLIVPILYQGKLLGVIELHHCGATTYQWPKDDVALVEAIATQVGATLIQAEAYTNLEDLNQQLEALDRTRSNLIAITGHELRTPLSTIQVCLESLATEPDMPLELQQVMLNTALADSERMRKLIQDFLTLSNLESGGIQWHLESLPLEECISLAISRIRTRTIAEDLPEIVIQVPETLPLVRVDGDWLVEVIAKLLDNACKFTPANGQITIDAHCHDRQMVEVTVADTGRGIEPKRLEVVFDRFYQEEGALRRTAGGTGLGLAICRQIVNNWGGQIWAESAGKNQGSQFHFTVPISENRQEQSLVTSG, from the coding sequence ATGAGCATCAAAACTTCAGTGCTGAGTGAGCTGCTGCAAGCTGTACCTCAACTGCGAACCCAAATTTATTTCAAATCTTCTTTAACGGCTCTGTCTCACGCCATGGAAGATCAAGTGTTGGCGACGGCTGCTGAGAACCCGTTACTAATTGCTAGCTTCCAAAGAGAAAGTTTTTATCGTCAAGAAGCAAATCGTTATCGGCGACTTGCCCGCCAAAGCAATCAGGTCTATGTTCTTGCAGCAGCAGAAACTGATTTTAGCAATGCCTCAGAAGACTATGAAACAATAGCTTTTGATCCGCAACAAGATGGTCTACGGTACGAATGGCATTTAGTCGTCATTGCGCGGCATTATACAACTTGTTTAGTGTGCCGCGAACGACAAAACCCAGCTCTAGAACTCTATTCAGCCGAGTTGCCAGTAAGTTTTGATATGGATCCAGCACGCCAATTTGAGGGAATTTGGACTTCAGATCGAGAAGTCAGTCACATTGCTGCGGATATATTATTACAACGAATTGCGGCATATAGACCTGAATTGCAGACTAAAATTAGCCAAGTACAGCGTTACTTTGGTCTTTTTCGTTTTTCTAGGAGTGCCGCTTCCTCAACCAAATCAACGCGCCAGGTTATCGCCAAGCAACAAAGTTTGTCTGAGCAGGTTGACTCCGATCCTTTTGTCCAGCGATTGGTGACATATCTTCAAGCAAGTCAATACAAACTTCTCAAAGCCTACGGTTCAATCGCGTTGCAAGAGCGCAAAGAACGTTTAGTGAACTCAATTACTGCAGCAATTCGCCGTGGGAGTGATACAGGTCAACCGCTACATCCTCAAGAAATTTTGAAGGTAGCAGTACAACAGTTAGGACAAGCAGTTTATGCAAGCCGATGTATTATTTATCGGGCGCAATCAACAGATACTACAGCAACGATTAGTCATGATGTCAGTTCCTCCGTGCCTTTGCTCAGTGGGCAAACGGTACCTTTACAGCAAAATCCTTTGTTCCAAACAGTTGTACAGCAGCAGGAGCAAGTTTATATCGCTGATACACAGACAAACGAACAAATCAGCAGCTCTCAAGCTTTAGCAGCGTTTGTTGAGCAAGCGGCTATTCATTCTTGGTTGATAGTCCCGATATTGTATCAAGGTAAATTGTTGGGAGTTATCGAGTTGCATCACTGTGGCGCGACTACTTATCAATGGCCAAAAGATGACGTAGCGTTGGTAGAAGCGATCGCAACTCAGGTTGGTGCTACCCTGATTCAAGCTGAAGCGTACACCAACTTGGAAGACTTAAATCAGCAGCTAGAAGCCTTAGATCGAACCCGTAGCAACTTAATTGCGATTACTGGTCATGAGTTACGTACACCACTATCTACTATTCAAGTTTGTTTAGAAAGTCTAGCAACTGAACCTGATATGCCGCTCGAACTGCAACAGGTTATGCTCAATACTGCCTTAGCAGACTCAGAGCGGATGCGGAAATTGATTCAAGATTTCCTGACATTATCAAATTTAGAAAGTGGAGGGATTCAGTGGCATTTAGAGTCTTTACCTTTAGAAGAGTGCATTAGCCTCGCAATTAGCCGCATCCGTACGCGGACGATCGCTGAAGATTTACCAGAAATTGTTATTCAAGTACCTGAAACATTACCATTGGTGCGAGTTGATGGCGATTGGCTTGTAGAAGTCATAGCTAAACTACTCGACAATGCTTGTAAATTTACTCCAGCAAATGGTCAAATTACGATCGATGCCCATTGCCACGACCGTCAGATGGTTGAAGTTACTGTAGCTGATACAGGGCGTGGAATCGAACCTAAGCGCTTAGAAGTTGTTTTTGACCGCTTCTATCAAGAAGAGGGCGCACTACGTCGTACAGCGGGTGGTACGGGTCTAGGATTAGCAATTTGTCGTCAAATTGTAAACAATTGGGGTGGTCAAATTTGGGCAGAGTCTGCTGGGAAAAATCAAGGCAGTCAATTTCACTTTACAGTTCCCATTAGTGAAAATCGTCAAGAGCAGTCGTTGGTGACTAGTGGCTAG
- the trpE gene encoding anthranilate synthase component I, with protein MVFPDFSQFSALAEQGNFVPVYQEWVADLDTPVSAWYKVCWNQPYSFLLESVEGGENIGRYSFVGCDPLWILEARGNRTTQRHRDGSEIVFEGDPFTALAECLAPCHPVKLPQLPPGIGGLFGFWGYELIRWIEPRVPVHEASEIDLPDGLWMQVDHLLIFDQVKRKIWAVAYADLREAQGDLQQAYQKAESRVAQMVSKLQLSLSPQNTVLEWTPPNTSNSPKLDYTSNTSRSAYCANVQKAKEYIHAGDIFQVVLSQRLSTKYSGDPFSLYRSLRLINPSPYMAYFHFHDWQIIGSSPEVMVKAERDDSGSLIATVRPIAGTRPRGKTPQEDAALAEDLLQDPKEVAEHVMLVDLGRNDLGRVCQSGTVKVDELMVIERYSHVMHIVSNVVGKLASGQSAWNLLKACFPAGTVSGAPKIRAMEIIYELEKCRRGPYSGAYGYYDFEGQLNSAIAIRTMIVRNQTVSVQAGAGLVADSDPNREYEETLNKARGLLEAIRCLRPS; from the coding sequence ATGGTTTTTCCCGATTTTTCCCAGTTTTCAGCCTTAGCTGAGCAGGGCAATTTTGTGCCAGTGTATCAAGAATGGGTTGCTGATTTGGATACACCTGTTTCTGCATGGTACAAAGTTTGTTGGAATCAGCCGTATAGCTTTTTATTAGAATCGGTAGAAGGTGGAGAGAATATTGGACGTTATAGCTTTGTCGGATGCGATCCTTTATGGATTTTAGAAGCAAGAGGAAATCGCACAACACAGCGCCATCGAGATGGTTCGGAGATTGTCTTTGAGGGCGATCCCTTCACAGCTTTAGCCGAGTGTTTAGCGCCTTGTCATCCCGTTAAGTTACCTCAACTTCCACCAGGAATTGGCGGATTGTTTGGTTTTTGGGGTTATGAATTAATTCGTTGGATTGAACCGCGAGTTCCAGTCCATGAAGCAAGTGAAATAGACTTACCTGATGGGTTGTGGATGCAGGTCGATCATCTTCTGATTTTCGATCAAGTCAAACGAAAAATCTGGGCGGTTGCTTATGCTGATTTACGCGAGGCGCAAGGCGATCTTCAGCAAGCGTATCAAAAAGCTGAAAGCCGTGTTGCTCAAATGGTCAGCAAATTACAGCTTTCTTTATCGCCCCAAAACACAGTTTTAGAATGGACTCCGCCAAATACTAGTAATAGCCCTAAGCTAGATTACACCAGCAACACCTCGCGCAGCGCCTATTGTGCTAATGTCCAAAAAGCAAAAGAATATATTCATGCTGGAGATATCTTTCAAGTTGTCCTCTCACAGCGACTATCTACCAAATACTCAGGCGATCCGTTTTCGCTGTATCGTTCTCTGCGCTTGATTAATCCTTCGCCATACATGGCTTACTTTCACTTTCATGATTGGCAGATTATTGGTTCTAGTCCAGAAGTGATGGTTAAGGCAGAACGCGATGATAGTGGTAGCCTCATAGCAACAGTACGACCGATCGCCGGAACGCGCCCCCGTGGTAAGACACCGCAAGAAGATGCTGCTTTGGCTGAAGATTTATTGCAAGATCCTAAAGAAGTTGCAGAACACGTGATGCTTGTTGATTTAGGACGCAACGATCTCGGACGTGTTTGTCAAAGCGGTACGGTGAAAGTTGATGAATTAATGGTAATTGAGCGTTATTCTCACGTTATGCATATCGTCAGTAATGTTGTAGGAAAACTTGCTTCTGGACAAAGCGCTTGGAATCTACTCAAAGCTTGCTTTCCGGCTGGGACAGTCAGTGGCGCACCAAAGATTCGCGCGATGGAAATTATTTATGAACTGGAAAAATGCCGTCGCGGTCCTTATTCTGGTGCATATGGTTATTACGATTTTGAAGGACAACTCAACAGCGCGATCGCAATTCGGACAATGATTGTCCGCAACCAGACGGTGAGTGTTCAAGCTGGGGCCGGTTTAGTTGCTGATTCTGACCCCAATCGCGAGTACGAAGAAACCTTGAACAAAGCGAGGGGTCTTTTAGAAGCAATTCGCTGTTTGCGCCCAAGTTAG
- a CDS encoding PhzF family phenazine biosynthesis protein has translation MKFYIVDVFTQEKYAGNQLAVVIETGLLSTQQMQKIAKEMNYSETTFITSTNVREGGYDVRIFTPEQELPFAGHPTLGTAYILQKEIIKNTVNKIVLNLQVGQIPVTLYYLNESVEELWMQQKPPSFHQTFAADVLAQVLSLDLIEIDSKYPIQEVSTGIPFIIVPLKTHASLQRIKINRDKYFELVRNTQAKAILVFCPETNKSENDLAVRVFADAVGVPEDPATGSANGCLAGYLVKYSYFGTDSIDLRVEQGYEIGRPSLLLLKAQQTDTEIEVFVGGNVVMVASGEFV, from the coding sequence ATGAAATTTTACATTGTAGATGTATTTACACAAGAAAAATATGCAGGCAATCAACTAGCAGTTGTTATTGAAACAGGTTTGCTTTCAACTCAACAAATGCAGAAAATTGCTAAGGAGATGAACTATTCAGAGACAACCTTTATCACGTCAACAAATGTCCGAGAAGGAGGTTACGATGTACGGATTTTTACACCAGAACAAGAATTGCCTTTTGCTGGACATCCTACTCTAGGTACAGCTTACATACTGCAAAAAGAAATTATAAAAAACACAGTTAATAAGATTGTCTTAAATTTACAAGTTGGGCAAATACCTGTAACCCTCTATTACTTAAATGAGAGTGTAGAAGAATTATGGATGCAACAAAAGCCACCAAGCTTTCATCAAACTTTTGCAGCAGATGTACTTGCTCAAGTTCTTAGTTTAGATTTAATAGAGATTGATTCTAAATACCCAATTCAAGAAGTTTCTACAGGAATACCATTTATCATTGTTCCTTTAAAAACACATGCAAGTTTGCAGCGCATTAAGATTAACAGAGATAAATACTTTGAATTAGTCAGGAATACTCAAGCAAAAGCAATTCTTGTCTTTTGTCCAGAAACCAATAAATCTGAAAATGACTTGGCTGTTAGGGTGTTTGCTGATGCTGTCGGAGTCCCAGAAGATCCAGCGACAGGAAGTGCAAATGGTTGTTTAGCAGGATATTTAGTGAAATATTCTTATTTTGGTACTGATTCAATTGATTTACGAGTTGAACAAGGGTATGAAATAGGTAGACCTTCGCTGTTATTACTAAAAGCGCAACAAACTGATACAGAAATAGAAGTATTTGTTGGTGGTAATGTCGTTATGGTTGCTAGTGGTGAGTTTGTTTGA
- a CDS encoding M28 family peptidase: MNSVLLDLKERLHSHLQEIIRDRDPYLATAGHFFVQKYIYQQLEKYGIVESFEFTVRGKTHQNFILNLPGRHGDRAPILIGAHYDTVPGTPGADDNATGVAVLLELAQIFASEPAKYPLRLVAFDLEEYGLVGSSGASEYAAHLRQHNQPLRLMIALEMLGYCDHTPGSQQYPLPVLARLYPNCGNFIGLIGNLPTIPDLIRLSRSIDKAGVSSKWLPIFNRGLIVPQTRLSDHAHFWDRGYPAMMITDTAMLRNPHYHKASDTIETLNLDFLTGVCYGLVQGLRCL; the protein is encoded by the coding sequence ATGAATTCAGTATTACTTGATTTAAAAGAACGTTTACATTCTCATTTACAAGAGATAATACGCGATCGCGATCCTTACCTAGCAACAGCAGGGCATTTTTTTGTTCAAAAATACATCTATCAACAGTTAGAAAAATATGGAATTGTCGAAAGTTTTGAATTTACAGTTAGAGGGAAAACGCATCAAAACTTTATTTTGAATTTGCCTGGTAGACATGGCGATCGCGCTCCTATTTTAATTGGTGCGCACTATGATACTGTGCCAGGAACACCAGGTGCAGACGATAATGCTACAGGTGTTGCAGTTTTATTAGAATTAGCCCAGATCTTTGCTAGCGAACCTGCTAAATATCCCCTGCGCTTGGTTGCATTTGATTTAGAAGAGTACGGCTTAGTTGGTAGTTCAGGCGCTTCAGAGTACGCAGCCCATTTACGTCAACACAACCAACCACTACGTTTGATGATTGCATTAGAGATGTTAGGTTACTGCGATCATACTCCAGGTTCACAACAATATCCTCTGCCAGTATTAGCACGCTTGTATCCCAACTGTGGTAATTTCATTGGCTTGATTGGCAATTTACCTACAATTCCTGACTTAATTCGCCTGAGTCGTAGCATAGATAAAGCAGGGGTATCTAGCAAGTGGCTACCTATATTTAATCGAGGTCTAATCGTTCCTCAAACTCGGTTAAGCGATCATGCTCACTTTTGGGATCGGGGTTATCCAGCCATGATGATTACAGATACAGCAATGTTACGAAATCCTCATTACCACAAAGCTAGCGATACAATCGAAACTCTCAACCTAGATTTTCTTACAGGTGTTTGTTATGGATTAGTGCAAGGATTACGATGTTTATGA
- a CDS encoding YdcF family protein encodes MSFQCFMVVLPLLFLLGYKEIKSRFEPPQAILVLGGSTKREKFAAQFARKHPDIPIWVSGGTPKDYAEGVFTDAGVDLNRLYLDYRAVDTVTNFTTLVDKFQSQGISKIYLVTSDYHMRRAKIIGSIVLGSRGVEFQPVSVPSDESPEPVEKAIRDGARALLWVTTGRTGASLPSLGRKE; translated from the coding sequence ATGTCATTTCAGTGTTTCATGGTAGTTCTACCACTGCTTTTTTTGTTGGGCTACAAAGAAATCAAAAGTCGGTTTGAGCCACCTCAAGCTATATTGGTACTTGGCGGTTCTACTAAACGAGAAAAGTTCGCGGCGCAATTTGCGCGAAAGCACCCAGATATTCCAATTTGGGTTTCTGGAGGAACCCCAAAAGACTACGCAGAAGGTGTGTTTACCGATGCAGGGGTCGATTTGAATCGTTTATATCTAGATTATCGCGCTGTAGACACGGTGACAAACTTCACCACGTTGGTTGATAAGTTTCAATCTCAAGGAATTAGTAAAATCTATTTAGTGACTTCCGACTACCATATGCGGCGCGCCAAAATTATTGGCAGTATTGTCTTAGGAAGTCGAGGAGTTGAATTTCAACCTGTGTCTGTACCATCAGACGAATCTCCCGAACCTGTTGAAAAAGCTATACGGGATGGAGCCAGAGCTTTACTTTGGGTAACAACTGGTCGTACAGGTGCTTCTCTGCCTAGTTTGGGAAGAAAGGAGTAG
- a CDS encoding DUF2288 domain-containing protein has protein sequence MQDLRAELAEGLDEAEWNWLIPHVQRDAVIVVTEQLDLVDVGVALASDNTASVQSWIDKELIHKPSVSQLSDWNGDRTKRFNSLIVQPFVLIQELPAE, from the coding sequence ATGCAAGATTTAAGAGCGGAATTAGCAGAAGGCTTAGATGAAGCAGAATGGAATTGGTTAATTCCTCATGTGCAGCGTGATGCGGTAATTGTTGTGACAGAACAACTCGATCTAGTCGATGTTGGCGTAGCACTTGCTAGTGACAATACAGCATCAGTACAAAGCTGGATTGACAAGGAACTGATCCACAAACCTTCAGTCAGTCAACTGTCAGATTGGAATGGCGATCGCACAAAGCGGTTCAATAGCTTAATCGTCCAACCTTTCGTTCTTATTCAAGAATTACCTGCTGAGTAG
- a CDS encoding AI-2E family transporter has product MSEPPAKHFWDRLNNSVLVRFLLLFACGWALILLLDYFQTVIIIFTSAAILAFLLSYPVQWLRRFLPHGLAVIFVFLLSLVVIAGLTITVGLAVLYQGQQLIDSVTVFLNSLTPLVSQIETFLRERNLQVNLEGIEEQIRNQALGLIFSGLATLQVFLANLVIMILIAVVALFMLLDGERLWRLLLKFVPNQQRARLTGVIKRKFLGFFRGQFILMVFLTISSFLVFVVLGVPFPLVLAIIIGVFDAIPGIGATLGVSIITLIVLSQSVWLAFNVLAACVILQQIQDNLIAPRVMQDSLNLNPVVVFFALLVGARVAGILGIFIAIPLAGVIVTLFEINEMKAEA; this is encoded by the coding sequence ATGAGTGAACCACCTGCAAAACATTTTTGGGACAGACTAAACAACTCAGTTCTAGTTCGCTTTTTGTTACTGTTTGCTTGTGGTTGGGCTTTAATTTTACTTTTAGATTACTTTCAAACTGTTATTATTATCTTTACTTCAGCAGCAATCTTAGCTTTTTTGTTAAGCTATCCAGTGCAATGGTTGCGACGCTTTTTACCTCATGGTTTGGCTGTAATTTTTGTTTTTTTACTCAGTCTTGTAGTGATTGCTGGTCTAACAATTACTGTAGGGTTAGCTGTTTTATATCAAGGTCAGCAGTTAATTGATAGCGTAACAGTTTTTTTGAATTCTTTAACACCATTAGTTAGTCAAATTGAAACTTTTTTGCGCGAACGTAATTTACAGGTAAATTTAGAGGGAATTGAAGAACAAATCCGCAATCAAGCTTTAGGATTAATTTTTTCTGGTTTGGCTACTCTACAAGTATTTCTGGCTAATCTAGTCATAATGATTTTGATTGCAGTTGTTGCCTTGTTTATGCTACTTGATGGTGAGCGACTGTGGAGACTGCTCTTAAAATTTGTCCCAAACCAGCAGCGGGCACGCTTAACAGGAGTAATCAAACGTAAGTTTTTAGGTTTTTTTAGAGGTCAGTTCATCTTAATGGTATTTTTAACAATTTCTAGTTTTCTAGTTTTTGTCGTGTTAGGAGTGCCTTTTCCGCTAGTCTTAGCAATCATTATAGGAGTTTTTGATGCTATTCCTGGTATTGGAGCGACTTTAGGTGTAAGCATCATTACCCTAATTGTTTTATCGCAAAGTGTTTGGTTAGCTTTTAATGTTTTAGCTGCTTGTGTGATTTTACAACAAATTCAAGATAATTTAATAGCTCCGCGTGTTATGCAAGATTCACTTAATCTTAATCCTGTTGTCGTGTTTTTTGCTTTATTAGTGGGAGCAAGAGTTGCTGGGATTTTAGGCATTTTTATTGCGATTCCTTTAGCAGGAGTGATTGTTACTTTGTTTGAAATCAATGAGATGAAAGCAGAAGCATAA
- a CDS encoding lysophospholipid acyltransferase family protein produces MARSREPFVSLLFYYAFKWSVVNPMLRIYFRGRVYGAENVPHKGPLVVVSNHASDFDPPILACCVRRPVAYMAKEELFRVPVFSKAIELYGAYPVKRGSADRSAIRAAVKYLEDGWAAGVFLQGTRTPDGRITEPKLGAALIAAKTNAPLLPVSLWGTQNIQSSAVPRSVPITVRIGQVIPPPSSTDKAELLTVTQQCASAIASLHDLGR; encoded by the coding sequence ATGGCTCGAAGCCGCGAACCTTTTGTTAGTCTACTCTTCTACTACGCCTTCAAGTGGTCAGTGGTTAACCCCATGCTCCGCATTTATTTTCGGGGTCGTGTTTATGGTGCAGAAAACGTCCCCCACAAGGGACCCTTAGTAGTCGTCAGTAATCACGCAAGTGACTTCGATCCACCAATTCTTGCGTGTTGTGTGAGAAGACCTGTTGCTTACATGGCAAAAGAGGAATTGTTTCGCGTTCCTGTTTTCAGTAAAGCAATCGAATTGTACGGTGCTTATCCAGTTAAGCGCGGTTCTGCCGATCGCAGTGCAATCCGTGCAGCTGTCAAGTATCTTGAAGATGGATGGGCTGCTGGGGTTTTTTTGCAAGGTACTCGCACACCTGATGGCAGAATTACAGAACCAAAACTCGGCGCAGCCTTGATTGCTGCTAAAACAAACGCACCACTGTTACCTGTTAGTTTATGGGGAACTCAAAATATTCAAAGTTCAGCCGTACCACGTTCAGTACCAATTACAGTCCGAATTGGTCAGGTTATACCTCCGCCAAGTTCGACAGACAAAGCAGAACTTCTTACAGTAACACAACAATGTGCAAGTGCGATCGCATCTCTACACGATTTGGGGCGCTAA
- the fabD gene encoding ACP S-malonyltransferase, whose translation MTKTAWVFPGQGSQKIGMGIDLLELDAAKQKFAQAEEILGWSVTEICQSEDDKVSHTLYTQPCLYVIESILADLMQQQGQHPDLVAGHSLGEYIALYAAGVYDWAAGLTLIKRRAELMDNAAGGMMAALIGFDRDQLEQQIQQTPDVVLANDNSPAQVVISGTPEAVNKVLSQVKSKRAVPLNVSGAFHSPLMAAAAAEFEEVLRSVVFNSAQVPVLSNVEPTPSVDGDVLKERLRRQMTGAVRWRETSECFRQEGIEQVVEIGPGNVLTGLIKRTHSELILKNISSAADLSAFFTL comes from the coding sequence ATGACTAAGACTGCATGGGTATTTCCAGGGCAAGGTTCTCAAAAAATTGGAATGGGAATCGATCTATTAGAACTAGACGCAGCTAAACAGAAATTTGCACAAGCTGAAGAAATCTTAGGCTGGTCAGTCACCGAAATTTGTCAAAGTGAGGATGATAAAGTTTCCCATACACTTTACACTCAACCTTGTCTTTATGTGATTGAAAGCATTCTTGCTGACTTGATGCAACAACAGGGTCAACATCCTGATCTTGTTGCTGGTCACAGCTTAGGAGAATACATTGCCCTATACGCTGCGGGAGTTTATGATTGGGCGGCAGGATTAACCTTGATCAAGCGGCGAGCCGAATTGATGGATAATGCTGCTGGTGGTATGATGGCAGCTTTAATTGGCTTTGACCGCGACCAACTCGAACAGCAAATTCAACAAACCCCTGATGTTGTCCTAGCAAATGACAATAGCCCCGCCCAGGTAGTGATTTCGGGAACTCCTGAAGCTGTGAATAAAGTGCTATCGCAGGTGAAATCAAAGCGTGCTGTTCCCCTAAACGTATCAGGAGCATTTCACTCACCTTTAATGGCGGCTGCTGCAGCTGAATTTGAGGAAGTTCTAAGATCAGTGGTTTTTAATTCTGCTCAAGTACCTGTGCTATCAAACGTTGAACCAACTCCATCTGTTGACGGCGACGTACTCAAAGAACGCTTGCGTCGTCAGATGACTGGCGCTGTCAGGTGGCGTGAAACTTCTGAGTGCTTCCGTCAGGAAGGTATTGAGCAAGTTGTAGAAATTGGTCCTGGTAATGTGCTAACTGGTTTGATCAAACGCACCCACTCTGAATTAATCTTAAAGAATATTAGTAGTGCAGCAGATCTCTCTGCTTTCTTTACCCTCTGA
- a CDS encoding beta-ketoacyl-ACP synthase III, producing the protein MLQNFGVAITGSGSAVPTNSLSNQVLSQLVETSDEWIATRTGICSRRLAAANDSLQAIATQASQQAIAMAGITPLDIDLIILATSTPDDLFGSACQIQAALGATQAVAFDMTAACSGFVFGLVTAAQYIRTGVYQNILLIGADILSRWVDWQDRRTCVLFGDGAGAVIMQATERDRLLGFELKSDGTQNQCLNLAYSAQSQPLINGIDVAKGNYQPITMNGKEVYRFAVQRVPEVIDKALFRANLKVEQIDWLLLHQANQRILDAVAERLHIPSHKVISNLAHHGNTSAASIPLALDEAVRADKIKPGDIIATSGFGAGLTWGAAIFEWGTGKPNANC; encoded by the coding sequence ATGTTGCAAAATTTTGGGGTAGCAATTACAGGGAGTGGTTCAGCAGTACCAACTAATTCCCTAAGCAACCAAGTACTCAGTCAACTTGTGGAAACTTCAGATGAATGGATTGCAACACGAACAGGAATTTGTTCGCGACGGTTAGCAGCAGCGAATGACTCTTTGCAAGCGATCGCCACTCAAGCAAGTCAGCAGGCGATCGCCATGGCAGGAATTACACCACTAGACATTGACTTGATCATTCTGGCAACCTCGACTCCTGATGATTTATTCGGCAGTGCGTGTCAGATTCAAGCAGCTTTAGGCGCAACTCAAGCCGTTGCCTTTGACATGACAGCAGCTTGTTCAGGTTTTGTGTTTGGATTGGTGACTGCTGCACAGTACATCAGAACTGGTGTTTACCAAAATATTCTCTTAATTGGAGCAGATATTCTCTCACGTTGGGTAGATTGGCAAGATCGGCGGACGTGTGTTTTGTTTGGTGATGGCGCAGGAGCAGTAATAATGCAAGCTACTGAGCGCGATCGCTTACTAGGATTTGAACTGAAAAGCGACGGCACCCAAAATCAATGCCTTAATCTTGCCTACAGCGCGCAGTCTCAACCACTCATTAATGGGATTGATGTTGCTAAAGGAAATTACCAACCGATTACAATGAACGGGAAAGAGGTTTATCGCTTTGCCGTACAACGTGTTCCAGAGGTCATCGATAAAGCACTGTTTCGCGCTAACCTCAAAGTTGAGCAAATTGATTGGCTGCTACTACACCAAGCAAATCAACGTATCCTCGACGCTGTAGCAGAACGCCTGCATATTCCCAGCCACAAAGTCATCAGCAATCTTGCTCATCATGGCAATACTTCAGCTGCTTCTATTCCTTTAGCACTTGATGAAGCTGTGCGTGCAGATAAAATCAAGCCTGGTGATATCATTGCCACCTCTGGATTCGGTGCCGGATTAACTTGGGGTGCTGCAATCTTTGAATGGGGCACAGGTAAACCTAATGCTAATTGCTAA